Proteins co-encoded in one Ziziphus jujuba cultivar Dongzao chromosome 9, ASM3175591v1 genomic window:
- the LOC107426959 gene encoding probable cinnamyl alcohol dehydrogenase, translating to MGGLETERTIKGWAARDSSGILSPYTYTLRNTGPEDVYLKVTFCGVCHTDLHQAKNDLGMSHYPMVPGHEVVGEVVEVGSEVTKFKAGDTVGVGCTVGCCRNCHPCKTDNEQYCSKKIWSYNDVYTDGKPTQGGFAEAMVVHQKFVVKISDGLVPEQAAPLLCAGVTVYSPLTHFGLKQSGLKGAILGLGGVGHMGVLIAKAMGHHVTVISSSEKKKVEALEHLGADDYLVSSDTTRMQQAADSFDYVIDTVPVFHPLEPYLSLLKLDGKLILMGVINTPLQFVSPMVMLGRRMITGSFVGSMKEQEEMLEFCREKNVTSMIETIKMDYINEAFERLEKNDVRYRFVVDVAGSNL from the exons ATGGGCGGCCTTGAAACTGAAAGAACCATAAAAGGTTGGGCAGCAAGAGACTCATCTGGGATTCTTTCACCCTATACATACACTCTTAG GAACACAGGACCAGAAGATGTATACCTCAAAGTCACTTTCTGTGGAGTTTGCCACACTGATCTTCACCAGGCCAAAAATGATCTTGGAATGTCCCACTACCCCATGGTTCCtgg GCACGaagtggttggtgaggttgtggAAGTTGGATCGGAGGTTACAAAGTTCAAAGCAGGAGACACAGTGGGTGTGGGATGCACTGTGGGTTGCTGCAGAAACTGCCATCCATGCAAAACCGACAACGAGCAGTACTGCAGCAAAAAAATCTGGTCCTATAACGATGTCTATACCGACGGAAAACCCACTCAAGGAGGGTTTGCCGAAGCCATGGTCGTCCATCAAAA gtttgtGGTGAAGATTTCCGATGGATTGGTGCCGGAACAAGCGGCGCCGCTACTTTGCGCTGGAGTGACAGTTTACAGTCCACTGACTCATTTTGGGCTGAAACAGAGTGGATTGAAAGGAGCAATATTGGGTCTTGGAGGTGTTGGACATATGGGGGTGTTAATAGCAAAAGCAATGGGACACCATGTGACTGTGATAAGCTCTTCTGAGAAGAAGAAAGTGGAAGCTCTTGAACATCTTGGTGCTGATGATTACCTGGTCAGCTCGGACACCACTCGCATGCAACAAGCTGCTGATTCATTCGATTACGTTATTGATACAGTCCCTGTTTTCCACCCCCTTGAGCCTTACCTTTCTTTGTTGAAGCTCGATGGGAAGCTGATCTTGATGGGTGTTATTAATACCCCTCTGCAATTCGTCTCCCCCATGGTTATGCTTG GGAGGAGGATGATTACTGGGAGTTTTGTGGGAAGCAtgaaagaacaagaagaaatgcTTGAGTTCTGCAGGGAGAAGAACGTAACTTCCATGATTGAAACCATCAAGATGGACTATATTAATGAAGCATTTGAAAGATTGGAGAAGAACGATGTTAGATACAGGTTCGTTGTGGATGTTGCGGGGAGCAATCTTTAa
- the LOC107426944 gene encoding RNA pseudouridine synthase 4, mitochondrial isoform X5, producing the protein MANPKLLRRILLRSPLNDTVLDGARLFFSPFHEWRSHYSSIAPETLTQEENPGDNNSNKWFTLPPYTSTVDGGILGKEIARNRLENKNDAAIGRGAANPPYSSSTTALKWVVRCCPELPRSLVQKLFRLRQVRRESCDIGHSEMGDELQKPRLRRVTAKDSMNLGDRIYLPISVQEFPVDKKEYHCNEEEVSFIRSLELYKDPAIIVVNKPPGMPVQGGIGIKRSLDELAATCLSYDCLEPPRLVHRLDRDSSGILVMGRTQTSATVLHTIFREKTFGASHDVGNRQCKENSAKKVLGTCYWISKTSEGFHLSTSEKGYTWLELSPITGRKHQLRVHCAEVLGTPILGDYKYGWQAHKNWKPFPCSNHENNSNEVPKRKILPFGLDLDNGDISDKHPRLHLHCKQMVLPDISLVLQNVQLYSDYDLSHLESIKLVASLPSHMQRSWELTNS; encoded by the exons ATGGCAAACCCCAAACTCCTCCGCCGAATCCTACTCCGTTCACCACTAAACGACACCGTTTTGGATGGCGCGAGGCTTTTCTTCTCCCCTTTCCACGAGTGGCGTTCTCACTACTCATCCATTGCCCCCGAAACACTCACTCAAGAAGAAAACCCCGGcgacaacaacagcaacaaatgGTTCACTTTGCCTCCGTACACTTCCACCGTCGACGGTGGAATTCTGGGGAAGGAGATCGCGAGAAACcgattggaaaataaaaacgaCGCCGCAATAGGCCGTGGAGCTGCAAACCCCCCATATAGCTCCTCCACCACGGCGCTTAAATGGGTTGTCCGTTGTTGCCCTGAGCTTCCTAGAAGCCTTGTTCAGAAGCTCTTCCGCCTCAGACag GTTCGAAGGGAATCCTGTGACATTGGACATTCTGAAATGGGCGATGAATTACAGAAACCCCGACTTCGCAGG GTGACAGCTAAAGACTCTATGAACTTAGGAGACCGAATATATCTACCAATTAGCGTTCAAGAGTTCCCAGTTGATAAGAAAGAATATCATTGCAACGAAGAAGAAGTGAGCTTTATCCGCAGCCTTGAGCTATACAAG GATCCTGCAATTATTGTTGTCAATAAACCTCCTGGAATGCCAGTTCAG GGAGGGATTGGAATCAAAAGAAGTTTAGATGAACTGGCCGCCACCTGCTTAAGTTATGACTGCTTGGAACCCCCTCGGCTa GTACACAGACTTGACAGAGATAGTAGTGGCATCTTGGTGATGGGAAGGACACAAACAAGTGCAACAGTTTTGCATACCATCTTCCGTGAGAAAACCTTTGGAGCATCACATGATGTGG GAAATAGACAATGTAAAGAGAATTCTGCAAAGAAGGTATTGGGCACTTGTTATTGGATCTCCAAGACATCGGAAGGGTTTCATCTCAGCACCTCTGAGAAAg GATATACATGGTTAGAACTTTCCCCTATTACTGGTAGAAAGCACCAG CTTCGTGTCCACTGTGCCGAGGTCTTGGGAACACCAATACTTGGAGACTACAAATATGGGTGGCAAGCTCATAAAAACTGGAAACCTTTTCCTTGTTCTAATCATGAAAACAACTCAAATGAAGTTCCGAAAAGAAAAATCCTTCCCTTTGGTCTCGATTTAGATAATGGAGATATTTCTGACAAGCATCCTCGTCTACATCTTCATTGCAAGCAAATGGTTTTGCCTGATATTTCTCTGGTTTTGCAAAATGTGCAACTGTATTCAGACTATGATCTTTCACACCTAGAAAGCATCAAGTTGGTTGCTTCTTTGCCTTCGCATATGCAACGAAGTTGGGAACTTACAAACTCTTAA
- the LOC107426944 gene encoding RNA pseudouridine synthase 4, mitochondrial isoform X4, translated as MANPKLLRRILLRSPLNDTVLDGARLFFSPFHEWRSHYSSIAPETLTQEENPGDNNSNKWFTLPPYTSTVDGGILGKEIARNRLENKNDAAIGRGAANPPYSSSTTALKWVVRCCPELPRSLVQKLFRLRQVRRESCDIGHSEMGDELQKPRLRRVTAKDSMNLGDRIYLPISVQEFPVDKKEYHCNEEEVSFIRSLELYKGGIGIKRSLDELAATCLSYDCLEPPRLVHRLDRDSSGILVMGRTQTSATVLHTIFREKTFGASHDVGKEIDNVKRILQRRYWALVIGSPRHRKGFISAPLRKVVLDNGKSDRITVMHNSQTLASQHAITKYKVIGSSHGYTWLELSPITGRKHQLRVHCAEVLGTPILGDYKYGWQAHKNWKPFPCSNHENNSNEVPKRKILPFGLDLDNGDISDKHPRLHLHCKQMVLPDISLVLQNVQLYSDYDLSHLESIKLVASLPSHMQRSWELTNS; from the exons ATGGCAAACCCCAAACTCCTCCGCCGAATCCTACTCCGTTCACCACTAAACGACACCGTTTTGGATGGCGCGAGGCTTTTCTTCTCCCCTTTCCACGAGTGGCGTTCTCACTACTCATCCATTGCCCCCGAAACACTCACTCAAGAAGAAAACCCCGGcgacaacaacagcaacaaatgGTTCACTTTGCCTCCGTACACTTCCACCGTCGACGGTGGAATTCTGGGGAAGGAGATCGCGAGAAACcgattggaaaataaaaacgaCGCCGCAATAGGCCGTGGAGCTGCAAACCCCCCATATAGCTCCTCCACCACGGCGCTTAAATGGGTTGTCCGTTGTTGCCCTGAGCTTCCTAGAAGCCTTGTTCAGAAGCTCTTCCGCCTCAGACag GTTCGAAGGGAATCCTGTGACATTGGACATTCTGAAATGGGCGATGAATTACAGAAACCCCGACTTCGCAGG GTGACAGCTAAAGACTCTATGAACTTAGGAGACCGAATATATCTACCAATTAGCGTTCAAGAGTTCCCAGTTGATAAGAAAGAATATCATTGCAACGAAGAAGAAGTGAGCTTTATCCGCAGCCTTGAGCTATACAAG GGAGGGATTGGAATCAAAAGAAGTTTAGATGAACTGGCCGCCACCTGCTTAAGTTATGACTGCTTGGAACCCCCTCGGCTa GTACACAGACTTGACAGAGATAGTAGTGGCATCTTGGTGATGGGAAGGACACAAACAAGTGCAACAGTTTTGCATACCATCTTCCGTGAGAAAACCTTTGGAGCATCACATGATGTGGGTAaa GAAATAGACAATGTAAAGAGAATTCTGCAAAGAAGGTATTGGGCACTTGTTATTGGATCTCCAAGACATCGGAAGGGTTTCATCTCAGCACCTCTGAGAAAg GTTGTATTGGACAATGGAAAATCAGATCGAATCACAGTAATGCACAATTCCCAAACTTTGGCGTCACAACATGCAATTACAAAGTATAAAGTGATTGGATCATCTCATG GATATACATGGTTAGAACTTTCCCCTATTACTGGTAGAAAGCACCAG CTTCGTGTCCACTGTGCCGAGGTCTTGGGAACACCAATACTTGGAGACTACAAATATGGGTGGCAAGCTCATAAAAACTGGAAACCTTTTCCTTGTTCTAATCATGAAAACAACTCAAATGAAGTTCCGAAAAGAAAAATCCTTCCCTTTGGTCTCGATTTAGATAATGGAGATATTTCTGACAAGCATCCTCGTCTACATCTTCATTGCAAGCAAATGGTTTTGCCTGATATTTCTCTGGTTTTGCAAAATGTGCAACTGTATTCAGACTATGATCTTTCACACCTAGAAAGCATCAAGTTGGTTGCTTCTTTGCCTTCGCATATGCAACGAAGTTGGGAACTTACAAACTCTTAA
- the LOC107426944 gene encoding RNA pseudouridine synthase 4, mitochondrial isoform X1, which yields MANPKLLRRILLRSPLNDTVLDGARLFFSPFHEWRSHYSSIAPETLTQEENPGDNNSNKWFTLPPYTSTVDGGILGKEIARNRLENKNDAAIGRGAANPPYSSSTTALKWVVRCCPELPRSLVQKLFRLRQVRRESCDIGHSEMGDELQKPRLRRVTAKDSMNLGDRIYLPISVQEFPVDKKEYHCNEEEVSFIRSLELYKDPAIIVVNKPPGMPVQGGIGIKRSLDELAATCLSYDCLEPPRLVHRLDRDSSGILVMGRTQTSATVLHTIFREKTFGASHDVGKEIDNVKRILQRRYWALVIGSPRHRKGFISAPLRKVVLDNGKSDRITVMHNSQTLASQHAITKYKVIGSSHGYTWLELSPITGRKHQLRVHCAEVLGTPILGDYKYGWQAHKNWKPFPCSNHENNSNEVPKRKILPFGLDLDNGDISDKHPRLHLHCKQMVLPDISLVLQNVQLYSDYDLSHLESIKLVASLPSHMQRSWELTNS from the exons ATGGCAAACCCCAAACTCCTCCGCCGAATCCTACTCCGTTCACCACTAAACGACACCGTTTTGGATGGCGCGAGGCTTTTCTTCTCCCCTTTCCACGAGTGGCGTTCTCACTACTCATCCATTGCCCCCGAAACACTCACTCAAGAAGAAAACCCCGGcgacaacaacagcaacaaatgGTTCACTTTGCCTCCGTACACTTCCACCGTCGACGGTGGAATTCTGGGGAAGGAGATCGCGAGAAACcgattggaaaataaaaacgaCGCCGCAATAGGCCGTGGAGCTGCAAACCCCCCATATAGCTCCTCCACCACGGCGCTTAAATGGGTTGTCCGTTGTTGCCCTGAGCTTCCTAGAAGCCTTGTTCAGAAGCTCTTCCGCCTCAGACag GTTCGAAGGGAATCCTGTGACATTGGACATTCTGAAATGGGCGATGAATTACAGAAACCCCGACTTCGCAGG GTGACAGCTAAAGACTCTATGAACTTAGGAGACCGAATATATCTACCAATTAGCGTTCAAGAGTTCCCAGTTGATAAGAAAGAATATCATTGCAACGAAGAAGAAGTGAGCTTTATCCGCAGCCTTGAGCTATACAAG GATCCTGCAATTATTGTTGTCAATAAACCTCCTGGAATGCCAGTTCAG GGAGGGATTGGAATCAAAAGAAGTTTAGATGAACTGGCCGCCACCTGCTTAAGTTATGACTGCTTGGAACCCCCTCGGCTa GTACACAGACTTGACAGAGATAGTAGTGGCATCTTGGTGATGGGAAGGACACAAACAAGTGCAACAGTTTTGCATACCATCTTCCGTGAGAAAACCTTTGGAGCATCACATGATGTGGGTAaa GAAATAGACAATGTAAAGAGAATTCTGCAAAGAAGGTATTGGGCACTTGTTATTGGATCTCCAAGACATCGGAAGGGTTTCATCTCAGCACCTCTGAGAAAg GTTGTATTGGACAATGGAAAATCAGATCGAATCACAGTAATGCACAATTCCCAAACTTTGGCGTCACAACATGCAATTACAAAGTATAAAGTGATTGGATCATCTCATG GATATACATGGTTAGAACTTTCCCCTATTACTGGTAGAAAGCACCAG CTTCGTGTCCACTGTGCCGAGGTCTTGGGAACACCAATACTTGGAGACTACAAATATGGGTGGCAAGCTCATAAAAACTGGAAACCTTTTCCTTGTTCTAATCATGAAAACAACTCAAATGAAGTTCCGAAAAGAAAAATCCTTCCCTTTGGTCTCGATTTAGATAATGGAGATATTTCTGACAAGCATCCTCGTCTACATCTTCATTGCAAGCAAATGGTTTTGCCTGATATTTCTCTGGTTTTGCAAAATGTGCAACTGTATTCAGACTATGATCTTTCACACCTAGAAAGCATCAAGTTGGTTGCTTCTTTGCCTTCGCATATGCAACGAAGTTGGGAACTTACAAACTCTTAA
- the LOC107426944 gene encoding RNA pseudouridine synthase 4, mitochondrial isoform X3: MANPKLLRRILLRSPLNDTVLDGARLFFSPFHEWRSHYSSIAPETLTQEENPGDNNSNKWFTLPPYTSTVDGGILGKEIARNRLENKNDAAIGRGAANPPYSSSTTALKWVVRCCPELPRSLVQKLFRLRQVRRESCDIGHSEMGDELQKPRLRRVTAKDSMNLGDRIYLPISVQEFPVDKKEYHCNEEEVSFIRSLELYKDPAIIVVNKPPGMPVQGGIGIKRSLDELAATCLSYDCLEPPRLVHRLDRDSSGILVMGRTQTSATVLHTIFREKTFGASHDVDNVKRILQRRYWALVIGSPRHRKGFISAPLRKVVLDNGKSDRITVMHNSQTLASQHAITKYKVIGSSHGYTWLELSPITGRKHQLRVHCAEVLGTPILGDYKYGWQAHKNWKPFPCSNHENNSNEVPKRKILPFGLDLDNGDISDKHPRLHLHCKQMVLPDISLVLQNVQLYSDYDLSHLESIKLVASLPSHMQRSWELTNS; encoded by the exons ATGGCAAACCCCAAACTCCTCCGCCGAATCCTACTCCGTTCACCACTAAACGACACCGTTTTGGATGGCGCGAGGCTTTTCTTCTCCCCTTTCCACGAGTGGCGTTCTCACTACTCATCCATTGCCCCCGAAACACTCACTCAAGAAGAAAACCCCGGcgacaacaacagcaacaaatgGTTCACTTTGCCTCCGTACACTTCCACCGTCGACGGTGGAATTCTGGGGAAGGAGATCGCGAGAAACcgattggaaaataaaaacgaCGCCGCAATAGGCCGTGGAGCTGCAAACCCCCCATATAGCTCCTCCACCACGGCGCTTAAATGGGTTGTCCGTTGTTGCCCTGAGCTTCCTAGAAGCCTTGTTCAGAAGCTCTTCCGCCTCAGACag GTTCGAAGGGAATCCTGTGACATTGGACATTCTGAAATGGGCGATGAATTACAGAAACCCCGACTTCGCAGG GTGACAGCTAAAGACTCTATGAACTTAGGAGACCGAATATATCTACCAATTAGCGTTCAAGAGTTCCCAGTTGATAAGAAAGAATATCATTGCAACGAAGAAGAAGTGAGCTTTATCCGCAGCCTTGAGCTATACAAG GATCCTGCAATTATTGTTGTCAATAAACCTCCTGGAATGCCAGTTCAG GGAGGGATTGGAATCAAAAGAAGTTTAGATGAACTGGCCGCCACCTGCTTAAGTTATGACTGCTTGGAACCCCCTCGGCTa GTACACAGACTTGACAGAGATAGTAGTGGCATCTTGGTGATGGGAAGGACACAAACAAGTGCAACAGTTTTGCATACCATCTTCCGTGAGAAAACCTTTGGAGCATCACATGATGTGG ACAATGTAAAGAGAATTCTGCAAAGAAGGTATTGGGCACTTGTTATTGGATCTCCAAGACATCGGAAGGGTTTCATCTCAGCACCTCTGAGAAAg GTTGTATTGGACAATGGAAAATCAGATCGAATCACAGTAATGCACAATTCCCAAACTTTGGCGTCACAACATGCAATTACAAAGTATAAAGTGATTGGATCATCTCATG GATATACATGGTTAGAACTTTCCCCTATTACTGGTAGAAAGCACCAG CTTCGTGTCCACTGTGCCGAGGTCTTGGGAACACCAATACTTGGAGACTACAAATATGGGTGGCAAGCTCATAAAAACTGGAAACCTTTTCCTTGTTCTAATCATGAAAACAACTCAAATGAAGTTCCGAAAAGAAAAATCCTTCCCTTTGGTCTCGATTTAGATAATGGAGATATTTCTGACAAGCATCCTCGTCTACATCTTCATTGCAAGCAAATGGTTTTGCCTGATATTTCTCTGGTTTTGCAAAATGTGCAACTGTATTCAGACTATGATCTTTCACACCTAGAAAGCATCAAGTTGGTTGCTTCTTTGCCTTCGCATATGCAACGAAGTTGGGAACTTACAAACTCTTAA
- the LOC107426944 gene encoding RNA pseudouridine synthase 4, mitochondrial isoform X2, producing MANPKLLRRILLRSPLNDTVLDGARLFFSPFHEWRSHYSSIAPETLTQEENPGDNNSNKWFTLPPYTSTVDGGILGKEIARNRLENKNDAAIGRGAANPPYSSSTTALKWVVRCCPELPRSLVQKLFRLRQVRRESCDIGHSEMGDELQKPRLRRVTAKDSMNLGDRIYLPISVQEFPVDKKEYHCNEEEVSFIRSLELYKDPAIIVVNKPPGMPVQGGIGIKRSLDELAATCLSYDCLEPPRLVHRLDRDSSGILVMGRTQTSATVLHTIFREKTFGASHDEIDNVKRILQRRYWALVIGSPRHRKGFISAPLRKVVLDNGKSDRITVMHNSQTLASQHAITKYKVIGSSHGYTWLELSPITGRKHQLRVHCAEVLGTPILGDYKYGWQAHKNWKPFPCSNHENNSNEVPKRKILPFGLDLDNGDISDKHPRLHLHCKQMVLPDISLVLQNVQLYSDYDLSHLESIKLVASLPSHMQRSWELTNS from the exons ATGGCAAACCCCAAACTCCTCCGCCGAATCCTACTCCGTTCACCACTAAACGACACCGTTTTGGATGGCGCGAGGCTTTTCTTCTCCCCTTTCCACGAGTGGCGTTCTCACTACTCATCCATTGCCCCCGAAACACTCACTCAAGAAGAAAACCCCGGcgacaacaacagcaacaaatgGTTCACTTTGCCTCCGTACACTTCCACCGTCGACGGTGGAATTCTGGGGAAGGAGATCGCGAGAAACcgattggaaaataaaaacgaCGCCGCAATAGGCCGTGGAGCTGCAAACCCCCCATATAGCTCCTCCACCACGGCGCTTAAATGGGTTGTCCGTTGTTGCCCTGAGCTTCCTAGAAGCCTTGTTCAGAAGCTCTTCCGCCTCAGACag GTTCGAAGGGAATCCTGTGACATTGGACATTCTGAAATGGGCGATGAATTACAGAAACCCCGACTTCGCAGG GTGACAGCTAAAGACTCTATGAACTTAGGAGACCGAATATATCTACCAATTAGCGTTCAAGAGTTCCCAGTTGATAAGAAAGAATATCATTGCAACGAAGAAGAAGTGAGCTTTATCCGCAGCCTTGAGCTATACAAG GATCCTGCAATTATTGTTGTCAATAAACCTCCTGGAATGCCAGTTCAG GGAGGGATTGGAATCAAAAGAAGTTTAGATGAACTGGCCGCCACCTGCTTAAGTTATGACTGCTTGGAACCCCCTCGGCTa GTACACAGACTTGACAGAGATAGTAGTGGCATCTTGGTGATGGGAAGGACACAAACAAGTGCAACAGTTTTGCATACCATCTTCCGTGAGAAAACCTTTGGAGCATCACATGAT GAAATAGACAATGTAAAGAGAATTCTGCAAAGAAGGTATTGGGCACTTGTTATTGGATCTCCAAGACATCGGAAGGGTTTCATCTCAGCACCTCTGAGAAAg GTTGTATTGGACAATGGAAAATCAGATCGAATCACAGTAATGCACAATTCCCAAACTTTGGCGTCACAACATGCAATTACAAAGTATAAAGTGATTGGATCATCTCATG GATATACATGGTTAGAACTTTCCCCTATTACTGGTAGAAAGCACCAG CTTCGTGTCCACTGTGCCGAGGTCTTGGGAACACCAATACTTGGAGACTACAAATATGGGTGGCAAGCTCATAAAAACTGGAAACCTTTTCCTTGTTCTAATCATGAAAACAACTCAAATGAAGTTCCGAAAAGAAAAATCCTTCCCTTTGGTCTCGATTTAGATAATGGAGATATTTCTGACAAGCATCCTCGTCTACATCTTCATTGCAAGCAAATGGTTTTGCCTGATATTTCTCTGGTTTTGCAAAATGTGCAACTGTATTCAGACTATGATCTTTCACACCTAGAAAGCATCAAGTTGGTTGCTTCTTTGCCTTCGCATATGCAACGAAGTTGGGAACTTACAAACTCTTAA